The genome window CCTCCACAACAAAATATATTGAATATTTATAcccattatattattttttaaaattataatgagATTTAGGTAGGAGGTCTTTTAAGATTTGAATTGAGATAATTATTATTAGAGGGTAAAGTCAATTATAACTGAAATGGGTAttagtttatttttatatttgtgtTATTTAATGTTAAAAAGTAGGTGAGTTGGCTTTTTCATCGtgcgctaattatatattatcctgtATACTTAGTTAtatttaatatcttaatttttatattttaaaaattatattaagatttttatatttatgaaagtaaaacatttaatcaTATTACTTCGATAAAgtctttttctcttaatttttaattCTATATAGAAATTTTATTGTTTCACTTTAATAAGTATAGAAATTCTAATGTAATTTTTAAAGATAGAAcggaatattaaagataattaattacataaaaattatatataattaatcctaacATTAACGATTAAACTAAGGTGGATCAACGTACATAAGACATTCAGAGTCCCGGATAGAGATAGAACACATAGGTCAATCTCACCCCAACCAGAGTCACCCTATGTGGATGCACGATGCTTATCAGAATTTGGACGAACAAGAAGATGACCCCATCAAAATTGATTTATGTCTAATAAAAGGTCAAACTAGTTCCATTACCTACTCCCATCTTTTATCTGCATTGCAAATAATGCATGATGATCTGTGAATCTCCTGTCATTTTATAAGTATGTTATTGCAAGTGACATTAACATAGTCGCTCTCCGtgatatcatcatcatcttctgatCATTAGTTTCCTGCCTTGCAGTCGCAATCACATCCGTCTAAAGATGCGGCGGCGTCTTCCTCTCCGGCCGCTGCTTAAAGACCGTGTCAGAAGGCAGCTACCACGAAATCATTCTACTACTCGGTTTCGAATTCAGACTCCCATACAGTGGACGCTACCATAAAACCATTGactttgacatcggtgacctgttACGCATGTGAATGGACAGATCAGCAACCCCATTTCTTGCTGCTTTACTCTGTAACAGCTGCAGCTGTTAAGCATCCAATGCTTCAATCGTTTCAGGTGGAACCCGCACGCTTTATGTACACGTGTATCATGCTTAGTTTCTCGGCTCTGCCGAAGCGTGTCCGCAGGAAGCCAGCAATCCAAAGAGCTGGTGAGGAAGGGCTTGGTCAAAGTCCGCGATCAGGTCATCTACCAACCTCTTCTACTAAAGCAGGAGATGGCCGGCCATCTGATTTCGCGCATTGGGTGGTGTTGGCTCGTGGAGTATGGCCTTTTGGTTCTTCCTTCTTCTGGCGATCGCGTCTCTGAGCACAAGTCACGCACAGCTTCCTACTACTGACGGTGATCCAGCTTCTACTGGAGCTTAATCTGATATCGTTGTTGCTTCTTCCTATTTATTCACAGCAGTTCTCTAGCAAATGATGGCATATACGTTTCCAGATGATTTTATCATGCATTTAGGCAGTAGCTGATCCTTGATTCATGTCAGTTTTGATGCCTCCCTCAAATGTCATATGATTCACGACACttccttgaaaatgatttcggcAATCTCTTGGCAAATGTTCACTAACAATCACAGTGGTCAATCTTCATTCCATCATCATCTTTTGCAGGATACGTGAGTATCGACTGTGGCATCAGCAGCAACACAAATTACACCGACGAAACCACCAACATACCATACGTATCAGACGACGGGTTCATCGACACAGGGACGGACCACACCATCGCCTCCAACTACGCAGGCTCCTCGCTCGAGAAACAACTACAGACTCTTCGAAGCTTTCCAAATGGATCTCGGAATTGCTACGCACTGACGGTGACGCCGGGTCAGAAGTACTTGGTGAGAGCCTCCTTCATGTACGGGAGCTACGACGGCCTGAACGGAGCGAGCCCCAGCAATCCCCTCCTCTTCGACCTTCACCTTGGCGTCAACCTTTGGACGACCGTCAACATCACCAAGGCATCCGATGTTCATCGGGCAGAGGCCATTTTTGTTGCTTCTGCTGATTCCGCATCGGTCTGCTTGGTAAAGACTGGCTCTGCAACTCCCTTCATATCTGCACTGGAGCTGCGGCCGCTCAAGAACGCCATCTATTCTTACGCCAATGCTACGCAAAATCTGGTCCTGTTCTTGCGAATTAACCTGGCACCGACCACGAATAACTTGTTGAGGTGAGCCGAAGCATCACAGCTGCTGATCACCAAAATATTTCTGTTTTCTTTCAAATTACTCAtagaatttgatttgatttgatttgattatatttttaaaatatttttttattatattacagtatttttttgatattatcaaaaaatattataacgttgtaaaaatattataagaccgaattataggaaaagaaaagagaaagaaaaggggaAGTGTATGTCTTTGGGTATTTATGATAttaggtaaaaaaaataaaaagaggagtttttttttaaatatatttgttcTCACAAATTTTGATAaaacaaatttatttttatttaaatattaaaatatttccattaagtttttagattttataagaatatatatatatatatatatatatatatatatataataggataatttattttaaataaaaaagaatataacGAGAAAGTGAGCTAACCGTACGATATACTTGTGATGTGGTGATGATCAACAGATATCCGTTCGACCGCTACGATCGCATCTGGCGGCCCTCCGTTGCTGCGACCGGTTGGACCTCCATATCTACCAACCTCACAGTAAATAACTACGCCAAGGATCAATTCGAGGCTCCGTCGGCTGTGATGCAAACGGCGGCAGTGCCCGTTAACGCCAGCATGTTGGAATTCTACTGGGACTTTGTGGGTTCGGGCGCCCCCGTTAACGAGTTCTACGCCAACCTCCACTTCTCGGAGCTTCTCCCGAACACCTCGAGGGCGTTCAACGTTTACCTCAATGGCGACAAGTGGTACGCTAACTATACCCCGCCCTACCTCATGTCCGATGCCATATACAGCACCACCCCCCTGACTCCTAGTCTGCGGTATAATTGGACTCTCAACTCCTCGGGCCTGTCCACGCTTCCTCCAATCCTCAACGCGCTCGAAGTCTACGCGCCGATGTTTGTCAAGAACACGCCGACCGACTCTGACGACGGTACGTTAGGATATTTCTTATTTCCTTTTACTTGAGCTGCACATCATGATAATTATCATTTCCATGACATTATATATTGTCAGCACAAGTAGAGGGCAAATTCGCCAATAGATTTTCTTCGAACAAATGCTTGAGCAGGGTCGAAATATGATGTTGATTTACAAGTGGTAAACTgatcttaaaatttaatattccCTTTTCTGGTGTCGGTTTCAAGCTCCCGTGTCTAGTTAATCATCAGAGAATTCTCATCTTCTAGGTTCAAAACCTGTTTGAGCCTAAATTTGGCTTTCTTGTATAGGCTTCTGATTACTGACATCAACTGACCAGTTCATGAACCTTAAATTTGTCAGCCACTCACAGGTTGACTTTTCTAATGCTTATTAGTCGGGCTATCGCATTTTAGGCCTTTGGACCATATTTAATCTAACAGGAGAGCCATTAATCTTAGATTGTAAGAAAATTAGGAATAACGGGAATTGCTCATAAAATGCCTTCGTACCATATTATAACATTACCTTTTTTTTCATACTCGCTGCAAGTTTAATTTTTGAGGATTCATGAGTGTTCTGAGATGATCTTACTAATGCAGGACAGGGTTAACAAAACGGATGTCAGGTAGATGTAGATGATGAAAGAATACTTGATCCTACCATTCTATAAGATCATGTGTTTGGTTTGCAATCATCGTTAGTAATAGATCATGTGGTTTAGTGAAATATCTTTTACAGAATCCTGTGTTTGAAATGGATGCATTGCAGAATACATGGAATAATATGTTTGTTTAGAGGCTACGATTATAATATGAAAAACAGAGTCTACTTAAAAGTACAccctgaagaaaaaaaaatgttacaTACTGAAAACATTATGAGATATGCATGCTTTGAGATATTTGATACCTTGATGTTCATAATCATGTGAAAgtttattttatgttttcttttgatccctgtttttattattttgtatCTTTTGTCTTGCACTAAATCTGCTATTCGAATTACACTTTAGTAATTATTTTATTGAACAAATGATATGTCACTACACTTAGTGATTTTGGCTTGGTTTCTAATAATTTTGGAATCAGTTGATGCCATTATCAATGTCAGGGTACAATATCAACTGAAGAGAAACTGGATGGGTGATCCATGTTCCCCAAAAGAATATGCTTGGGATGGCTTGAAGTGCAGCTATGATctcaattcaccaaggatcacagatGTGTGAGTATCCAGCATAAAGATGAAGAGAATTGCAATGATGTGAAAATCAGGTTTTTAAGAAAATTCTTAAGCACCGTCTAAAAGACCAAAATGTTTTGCAGAAACCTGTCAGCAAGTGCATTGACTGGCCCTATTTCCTCTTCTTTTGCCAAGCTCACAGCAATCAAGTACCTGTAAGTGCTGGTAGCTTTGTTTATTCTTGATCTGCTCTCTCATTTGGTTCTGGCATAAGAAAATTGGACTAGGAATTTTTGAACCACTTAGAAATTCTATGTTAAGAAGTTAATTTACATTTTAATTTGGCTAAAATCTCATTGAAGTGTTTGATTAAAGAGGTGATTCCAGAATAATCTGTGTAAATGACATATTTGACCAAAGATACTACATAGGAATGCTATAAATTTGACACTTATGTGAATCTTTACTATAATCAACTTTTACTTTAGAGGAAAAAATTAGTTGTTGCATGACTGTCCATTTGTCATGACTTGTATTAAGTTGGCTAGTCTAAATCATGTGCCATATTAATTTGGCTAGTGTAACGGATCATTGATACGATGTAGTTTCTGTCATGCAGGCGTACCACAGAGACTTGTTGGAACAACGGAAAGCACTCGCAGCCCTAGTCCGTCCACCACCTCCTGCATTGGCTAACGACAGGCTCACCAGAGCTCCTCCATCGAGGAAGCTACCGGGGAAGATATCCATGAGGCGTGGGAGGGACAAGAGACCAGGTTCAAGGCGTCATCATCCTAGGGCTGCTGGCGCCGGCGGAAACAGGTAACGATTCCAACTGCAAAGTTTTGTTTTTGTCCTCTTGCATGGCCGTTCTACGGCATTAACTGCAGGGTGTGCGGAATCAGGACGAACGTCTTGTAGAGGACCTACCATCGAGTATGGTGCTCTATTATTTTTGTGAGGGATTGACAGTatcaattcatttttttttttttttgttatttgttgtaaatAACCGATTCAAAAATAAGTAGCATTGAGAATTTATTGGTTGGCAACAAAGGCTTGtccttgcatcatattacttACTAGTGGCTCCTTTGGAACATTAaggttttgctttttttttttttttaaattactgttTGAGCTAGTAACTAATTAAATCTCATGGCATCATAGACAGCGAATATTATAtacttgattagataatcttaccTTGCGTTTGATGGTTGCCTCTCCGGGTGGGGGCTTAAGTGGCACCACAGGAAAACAAGGAGGTGGTGTCAAAGGAAAAGCCAAACATCGACGATAGGTGTTCTTTACTTGTCAGGTTAGTATATGTATTGACGGGTGGTTGTC of Musa acuminata AAA Group cultivar baxijiao chromosome BXJ1-7, Cavendish_Baxijiao_AAA, whole genome shotgun sequence contains these proteins:
- the LOC135679516 gene encoding putative leucine-rich repeat receptor-like serine/threonine-protein kinase At2g19230 — translated: MAFWFFLLLAIASLSTSHAQLPTTDGYVSIDCGISSNTNYTDETTNIPYVSDDGFIDTGTDHTIASNYAGSSLEKQLQTLRSFPNGSRNCYALTVTPGQKYLVRASFMYGSYDGLNGASPSNPLLFDLHLGVNLWTTVNITKASDVHRAEAIFVASADSASVCLVKTGSATPFISALELRPLKNAIYSYANATQNLVLFLRINLAPTTNNLLRYPFDRYDRIWRPSVAATGWTSISTNLTVNNYAKDQFEAPSAVMQTAAVPVNASMLEFYWDFVGSGAPVNEFYANLHFSELLPNTSRAFNVYLNGDKWYANYTPPYLMSDAIYSTTPLTPSLRYNWTLNSSGLSTLPPILNALEVYAPMFVKNTPTDSDDVDAIINVRVQYQLKRNWMGDPCSPKEYAWDGLKCSYDLNSPRITDVNLSASALTGPISSSFAKLTAIKYL